From Strigops habroptila isolate Jane chromosome 10, bStrHab1.2.pri, whole genome shotgun sequence, one genomic window encodes:
- the AKAP12 gene encoding A-kinase anchor protein 12 isoform X1 has protein sequence MGAGSSTEPPAPQDGAGAAAEPPRTPPEPLPAEEAAAPQPPAEPAKVLDASLPDVNEHSLEHDVPAQEPQQPGAITALQELDGQQTEVASPLEGPSGEQTEAAGTNVGQTEHSSVTLKEDTETMETSPSDSSTRDGVDAEKEAAHPVKQLPSSEEDAEDHASEPQSYDLGFKKVFKFVGFRFTVKKEKTGKSEPVQLLTVKKETQAPEGADDQKEVSLEETVMPEDALSAEDTTKDTLKNDKTEDESPKTPEANEICSQSAALATDTASPLRKLFTQGWTGFRKKKSFRKPKEDELQSPMKEEEQEKEGATSTTETTEKEKSELKKQDEERSVTAVTIEAHEKEQTENQELEKTVVATGVEASEKQELTKLDEQGQKEDVAAASVKESVKEKKAEEDQERKPVEVSEDLGKKEEKTEGEKETEVTEKPQKTSPVVPVVTDSVNGELKTSSELLPVGEKLEPVEKCEIDDRTEISSEEKLEAGSLVMEISSEQLKKTEGREGNIPASLGKETLDEKPEEAELKMSPTAEVITKGEAQDDGTTEKKESKEHETKLTPDAPGSKTCPTSERSVDTEDDQQSIKPTDEGLQGKTGIVMTDTIKPDEITPEEAAGKKPPEGITNEADLLSSQEKNKLQGSPLKKLFTGTGLKKLSGKKHKGKREESKVGEQGEPIQHLSDSPDSPEEQKGESSASSPEEMNEIPSLEKSVDGMQVTENEDAAISDVERKRENVTPWASFKKMVTPKKRVRRPSESDKEEETDKTKSTAASATENTLDESQGEIKENGVDQKPEKTTEEPKRKVDTSVSWEAFICVGSSKKRARKSSSSDEETEHKLGQESQKVEESGQSKETATDAILTSSQESDQGQGNSSPEQAGSPSEGEGISTWESFKRLVTPRRRSKTRMEEKTDDSVVGSSLEHSTSDGEPGKDESWVPFRKLMPGRRKKKSDGKPEPTRLKQAREDMAETTEEDSDIPAVVPLSEYEAAEQEKIEAQKAKDAEATREQDSKEERAEKLEETLRIEQAHEGLVHAVTVTVVEGERAVTSIEERSPSWISAALTECIEQAEEEEEKETEKVFGSDVIVEEAVVAAKTVPETRKDVSDDTTGGELELTSEAVTALEETAEALCTEETMEVSLAEETTEMVSAVSQLLETPDTTEEVTPVQEVEATEQNLKELDKQTQKVLHEVAERVKSADVAQLVSERTMTATVHGIEPEVKDDAKGGNVVDQETLLLEQSSEKGEHEEDGLQPQGSAGSIQSKNGVEESVLHEGSERSEISAAMKESTEGYENVDAVRDEGQWQACEEAVVEDHEEISALERTVEESSSDDREFHSIKAVTPQEEPFAKQEPSEQEKLPETELTADKTRDECVPKVQTAVQDKTDDEIASLKFKAEEPVQLEGQDKTLAVGPECTGAIVTVAPVKPERQDEIPDLGSEDQACTKEVPSRALAQREEEKDDTVLLGVKSTEVTATEVPLQNEVETSALASETAGSEAAADAEPSVRDGAVRHVTAKDSAPILELQCREKTTETPSPSDETKGGKMEDTMHETETQSESDTTVTEAPMQIETDSASTLASTCPDITENGSTVLTDISPKKCETPSSFAGGETVEKEQELSNCQDFEKEDDENEQLMERAKEVFESGKPEAVSADASSAAVQQEVLTVQDKGSDSAFLQAESMEALKVPVPGAAAAVEEHVMAETVMPTDMTAETVQPLATTPEQMASEDVRVTAVDYSGWGTANLGSAEAPEPQVSPASVNGISEEQERPQSTGQPEQNGILSDGLSLTHTESEQDVVQSVTIESQSTKIVLNAIQTAVHKLAETEESAAFESEQHSKSIGKSPLDTNISELPESMQVDHQLPVKEEEIRSKEQELQQSGIVKTAILTEPAEIHATVEKTKDMLLTSDLLKDGQSQNSLTIVTRPEDVSRESVRLQKSTLELSTSEDSTKDLLDIHSPKLREKEAGQIMEIPDQHTGQQTCRESEEDHRHSPVEDGKTQTWEDGSCQEGTSCDDPQSQNLVARDALNMC, from the exons ttggACAAACAGAGCATTCCAGTGTAACTTTGAAGGAAGACACTGAAACTATGGAGACAAGTCCATCTGACTCAAGCACCAGAGATGGTGTAGATGCTGAGAAGGAGGCTGCTCATCCAGTTAAACAGTTGCCATCTTCGGAAGAAGATGCAGAAGACCACGCATCTGAGCCACAGTCTTACGATCTGGgttttaaaaaggtttttaaatttGTTGGGTTCAGATTCacagtgaagaaggaaaaaactgGAAAATCAGAACCAGTTCAACTGCTTACtgtgaaaaaggaaacacaagccCCTGAAGGAGCTGATGATCAAAAAGAAGTCAGCTTGGAAGAAACAGTGATGCCTGAGGATGCGCTCTCTGCAGAAGACACCACCAAAGACACactgaaaaatgacaaaacagaagACGAATCTCCTAAAACACCAGAAGCAAATGAGATTTGTTCTCAGTCAGCTGCCTTAGCCACCGATACTGCATCACCACTACGAAAACTTTTTACTCAGGGATGGACTGGatttaggaaaaagaagagtttcAGGAAGCCTAAAGAAGATGAGCTACAGTCTCCTATGAAAGAAGAGGAGCAAGAAAAAGAGGGGGCAACATCAACAACTGAAACCACTGAAAAGGAGAAGTCTGAGCTCAAGAAGCAAGATGAAGAGAGGAGTGTGACAGCAGTGACCATTGAAGCACATGAGAAAGAGCAAACTGAAAATCAGGAGTTAGAAAAGACTGTGGTAGCCACAGGAGTCGAAGCAAGTGAGAAGCAAGAGCTAACCAAGCTTGATGAGCAGGGTCAAAAAGAGGATGTAGCAGCAGCATCTGTTAAAGAAagtgtgaaggagaaaaaagctgaagaagatcAGGAAAGGAAACCGGTGGAAGTCTCAGAAGATCTTggtaaaaaagaagaaaaaactgaaggagagaaagaaactgagGTGACAGAGAAACCGCAAAAAACATCACCAGTGGTACCTGTTGTCACTGACAGTGTGAACGGAGAATTGAAAACATCTTCCGAACTCCTGCCTGTGGGAGAAAAACTGGAGCCAGTGGAGAAGTGTGAAATAGATGACAGAACTGAAATATCCTCTGAAGAGAAACTTGAAGCAGGATCTTTGGTAATGGAAATTTCTAGtgaacagcttaaaaaaactgaaggaagagaaggaaatataCCTGCCTCACTGGGGAAAGAAACACTTGATGAAAAACCAGAAGAAGCAGAGTTGAAAATGTCACCCACAGCAGAAGTCATCACAAAAGGAGAAGCTCAAGATGATGGAACcacagagaagaaggaaagcaaagaacatGAGACAAAACTGACTCCAGATGCTCCTGGATCAAAGACCTGTCCTACTTCTGAACGTTCAGTTGACACAGAGGATGATCAACAGTCAATCAAACCCACTGATGAAGGCCTACAGGGAAAAACTGGCATAGTTATGACTGATACTATCAAACCAGACGAAATAACTCCTGAAGAGGCAGCTGGAAAGAAGCCTCCAGAAGGTATCACAAATGAAGCTGATCTGCTGtcttctcaagaaaaaaataaactacaagGCAGCCCTTTAAAGAAACTCTTTACAGGTACTGGATTAAAAAAACTGTCTGGAAAGAAGCATAAAGGCAAAAGAGAAGAATCTAAGGTAGGGGAACAGGGTGAACCAATTCAGCACTTATCAGATTCCCCAGATAGCCCAGAGGAACAAAAGGGGGAGAgttctgcctcttctcctgAGGAGATGAATGAAATTCCTTCTTTGGAAAAATCTGTAGATGGAATGCAGgtcactgaaaatgaagatgcGGCAATTTCAGATGTGGAGcgaaaaagagaaaatgttacaCCCTGGGCATCATTCAAAAAGATGGTGACTCCCAAGAAACGTGTCAGGAGACCTTCTGAAAGtgataaagaagaagaaactgaTAAGACAAAGAGCACTGCAGCATCTGCAACTGAAAACACTCTTGATGAAAGTcagggagaaataaaagaaaatggggtGGACCAGAAACCagagaaaaccacagaagagCCCAAAAGAAAGGTGGATACCTCTGTGTCCTGGGAAGCTTTTATATGTGTAGGTTCTTCaaagaaaagagcaaggaaaTCATCATCATCTGATGAAGAAACTGAACATAAGCTTGGTCAAGAAAGCCAAAAAGTAGAAGAGTCTGGACAGagcaaagaaacagcaacagaTGCAATTCTTACTAGCTCTCAGGAGAGCGATCAAGGACAAGGGAATTCTTCCCCAGAACAAGCTGGAAGCCCATCTGAAGGTGAAGGCATTTCAACATGGGAGTCATTTAAAAGGTTAGTCACTCCAAGAAGGAGATCCAAAACCAGAATGGAAGAGAAAACTGACGACTCTGTTGTGGGATCTAGCCTGGAGCATTCAACATCGGATGGTGAGCCTGGAAAAGATGAATCGTGGGTACCATTTAGAAAACTGATGCCTGGGCGTAGGAAGAAAAAGTCAGATGGAAAGCCAGAACCAACTCGTCTTAAACAAGCAAGAGAGGACATGGCAGAAACAACTGAAGAAGATTCAGATATTCCAGCTGTTGTTCCTTTATCTGAATAcgaagcagcagagcaggagaaaattGAAGCCCAAAAAGCGAAGGATGCTGAAGCAACGAGAGAACAAGACTcaaaggaagagagagcagaaaaattAGAGGAGACCCTACGAATTGAGCAAGCACATGAAGGGCTGGTACATGCAGTTACTGTTACTGTTGTGGAAGGGGAAAGGGCAGTCACCAGTATTGAAGAAAGGTCACCGTCTTGGATATCTGCTGCTCTGACAGAGTGCATTGAGCaggcagaagaagaggaagagaaagaaactgagaaagtaTTTGGATCAGATGTTATTGTGGAAGAAGCAGTGGTAGCTGCTAAGACAGTGCCAGAGACAAGAAAGGATGTAAGTGATGACACCACAGGAGGTGAGCTAGAGCTAACCTCGGAAGCAGTGACAGCTCTGGAGGAGACAGCAGAAGCTTTATGCACTGAAGAAACAATGGAAGTGTCCCTTGCTGAGGAGACAACCGAGATGGTTTCTGCTGTTTCACAGTTGTTAGAAACCCCAGATACTACAGAGGAAGTTACACCTGTACAAGAAGTAGAGGCCACTGAACAAAATTTGAAAGAATTGGACAAACAGACACAAAAAGTTCTTCATGAAGTTGCTGAAAGAGTAAAGTCAGCAGATGTAGCGCAGCTGGTTAGCGAAAGAACCATGACAGCAACAGTACACGGAATCGAGCCAGAAGTGAAAGATGATGCTAAAGGTGGGAATGTTGTAGACCAGGAAACTCTTCTGCTTGAACAGTCctcagaaaaaggagaacaCGAGGAGGATGGTCTCCAGCCCCAGGGAAGTGCAGGGAGCATTCAGAGCAAAAATGGAGTTGAAGAGAGTGTTCTACATGAAGGTTCAGAGAGAAGTGAAATATCTGCTGCAATGAAGGAAAGCACAGAAGGATATGAAAACGTAGATGCAGTGAGAGATGAAGGCCAGTGGCAGGCATGTGAAGAAGCAGTTGTAGAAGACCATGAAGAAATATCTGCATTAGAGAGGACAGTAGAGGAATCTTCATCAGACGACAGAGAGTTTCACAGCATCAAAGCAGTCACCCCCCAGGAAGAGCCATTTGCAAAGCAAGAGCCTTCAGAACAAGAGAAACTGCCCGAAACAGAGTTGACAGCAGATAAGACAAGAGATGAATGTGTTCCCAAAGTACAGACTGCA GTGCAGGACAAGACAGATGATGAAATTGCTTCCTTGAAGTTTAAAGCTGAAGAGCCTGTGCAGCTTGAAGGACAGGACAAAACCCTTGCTGTGGGACCAGAGTGCACAGGAGCAATTGTCACTGTGGCCCCCGTTAAGCCTGAAAGACAAGATGAAATTCCTGACTTAGGCTCAGAAGACCAAGCTTGTACTAAAGAGGTGCCTAGCAGGGCGCTTGctcagagagaggaagagaaagatgatACTGTGCTCCTTGGTGTAAAAAGCACAGAGGTCACTGCTACTGAGGTTCCACTGCAGAATGAGGTAGAAACCTCTGCCCTTGCTTCAGAAACAGCTGgctcagaagcagctgcagatgCTGAGCCAAGTGTGAGAGATGGGGCTGTCAGGCACGTTACAGCAAAAGATTCTGCGCCCATCCTAGAGCtgcaatgcagagaaaaaacGACTGAAACCCCCTCCCCGAGTGATGAAACCAAGGGTGGCAAAATGGAAGATACTATGCACGAAACTGAAACACAGTCAGAGAGTGATACCACTGTCACTGAGGCTCCCATGCAGATTGAAACAGACAGTGCATCTACTTTAGCATCAACATGCCCAGATATCACTGAAAATGGAAGCACTGTCCTCACTGACATAAGTCctaaaaaatgtgaaacacCAAGTAGCTTTGCTGGAGGAGAGACTgtggaaaaagaacaagaacttTCAAACTGTCAAGACTTTGAGaaagaagatgatgaaaatgAGCAATTGATGGAAAGAGCCAAAGAAGTATTTGAATCTGGAAAACCAGAAGCTGTGAGCGCTGATGCAAGTTCAGCTGCTGTCCAGCAAGAGGTTTTAACTGTGCAAGACAAAGGCTCCGACTCAGCCTTCCTACAAGCTGAAAGCATGGAGGCTCTGAAAGTgcctgtgcctggagcagctgcagcagttgaAGAGCACGTCATGGCAGAAACCGTAATGCCCACAGACATGACAGCCGAAACTGTACAGCCCTTGGCTACCACACCAGAGCAAATGGCTTCTGAAGACGTCCGAGTTACTGCTGTTGACTATTCAGGCTGGGGGACTGCAAATCTTGGTAGTGCGGAAGCACCTGAGCCTCAAGTAAGTCCTGCTTCTGTGAATGGAATATCAGAGGAGCAAGAGAGGCCCCAGAGTACAGGGCAACCTGAACAAAATGGTATTCTAAGTGACGGTCTGTCTCTCACCCACACGGAATCTGAGCAGGATGTTGTCCAGTCTGTGACTATAGAGTCCCAGAGTACAAAAATTGTACTGAATGCCATCCAGACGGCTGTTCACAAACTTGCAGAGACAGAAGAGTCAGCTGCCTTTGAGTCAGAGCAGCACAGTAAGTCCATAGGGAAAAGCCCATTAGATACAAATATATCTGAACTTCCGGAAAGTATGCAGGTGGATCATCAACTTCCAGTAAAAGAGGAAGAGATACGCAGTAAAGAACAAGAGCTCCAGCAATCAGGAATAGTGAAAACTGCTATCTTAACAGAGCCTGCAGAAATTCATGCAActgtagaaaaaacaaaagacatgCTGTTAACTTCTGACCTGCTGAAAGATGGACAAAGTCAGAATTCTTTAACAATTGTGACTAGGCCTGAAGATGTTTCAAGGGAAAGTGTGAGACTTCAGAAGTCAACACTAGAACTAAGTACTTCAGAAGATTCAACCAAAGACCTCCTAGACATACACTCACcaaaattaagggaaaaagaGGCTGGGCAGATTATGGAAATCCCAGACCAACATACAGGTCAGCAAACATGCAGAGAAAGTGAGGAAGACCATCGTCACTCGCCAGTGGAAGATGGAAAAACACAGACATGGGAAGATGGTAGTTGCCAAGAAGGAACATCTTGTGATGATCCACAAAGTCAGAACTTGGTGGCTCGAGATGCCTTGAAT